One Leptospira bouyouniensis DNA window includes the following coding sequences:
- a CDS encoding TIGR04388 family protein → MVNFPTWLRAIFIFKVLILCLFSKALSSQSILDTWVIPEYQTSDYAEMYGNVYFSHSLSEWDYRVEDVLSNSIVAWQEEANRRIEEILIQEQGEDFFISNDGYLDERRRSLFSEVTVFYTEWERDLLDDYFVNRASFLEKLESGKIDILYFERLGKESIYESYTKEEISLHENREKILRDAEEWQYNWDKSRQEGLDSFANSLERLEQDYLLYLNSLQETENQFFINLQAINDYKDTVHFALSNMIDQMKTGLDTSCEVMSGCQYRNHDGNLNEAGKIFSKLIHDISEELVSSKDNPDLMLTQIAFKINDFLKQESNKAFSEYNYYHDRILTYQTGFDLNLNNTKSNFNLAAADWLLRNQNYHQLSSSVKFENWGYNPGEVGSFSGISDPELQSIFHSIHHSNYSRLTDLLNAKLGENRRVESILGANLYTDAYHFINNLSIAGLYVPFDRAHHVQGNLLLDGLQQYGYWKAEVNLSIFTPGTYSYQMGAIGYSVLYELYDETSNQSSLYWNSNFSQLNNQNQYFETKMLPAISIWENKVKEYADSFRSWSNSKEDLIEQAKLDFQTNRINLERSKENWIQKLEEENINGWKSWSELYQTGDLTHPKPNPTQFKFVSNLTSIGDHSQRDRFQNLSNLEENMFDIKVGDSSLIDNLQRTILGVNQYASVIQINHELEDFQKLEQKKLINQYSYGLNTEFIGERKLSKEESILIGAIEHSNLTSEEQKNFGKCYENPNSEKCKGLLKKEYEITSQNTNGTITISKDIYNGMLGAKDTSGEYSASKSTISKQVILSTIGKLQSGDHKDFFTEWSADDWDTLQNRKNQIANDFVINSMKSDQKQLASTLNGIETLNQKNYQNFLAKKETQDNVDSFVQEMVIAYLTGGLSGVKASLSAKAESAINNEIAKTWIRATGGNEQDVQTFSMAVEFMRGRLTANKIKSRDKFVSIKNPIQTLETMVGKSLSYTMQTIDQVTDGLASVPVNLALSGVMAVTKELVGDKRFNLINQQISGANHRLLEIKNHEEQLIQNGISQSIALGTGLPMEMVSQLVGDTVGQRNAKKADQSMSKNLVSDLGSQITGAIGGIVKTAVIALGIPEDQIYETMTNAHSLVNARNSNHNSDAKANFGYTLQTMGLQANWTKHQSSFLDLKDQKSVVKEIGKSLLSKEIAKTSGLDESFIKQSLDGVYNQYQKRKSDKKAQNTAIRQTAVNAGSIAITLGASGVWSGASSALSKVGKVTNVLTRGMIPATAKVGQVVASSFLQTVAGSHEGPKGAAAGFVNGSLVGLTEKIGKIQSGMLEGMKPGIGVSYTEQNGLGGSFGIGNSINNVSLSFSKKGNTSLQFSQAIAKGIQFATELTTNDSWKVGFNYNPTGEGPRNDWNFSMMYDLKGSGLSGSIGYTEPKTKLGLTNHIDSNGISTSSELHGVSLGTNSKEGFQIDEFNFVNQNINLAQDGSDLEDQNGVTIENEGESPLSDLIGQLGMVGGVLLGGFGMMNLVRSRMTGGNSSFRGVGTVLNPFSFQSSSDKSLLLRFTDSIKNRLFHFGETARRFADTILPNKKSKNNETTQEKPSKETDRITKLKTNILEEYKKDSRLDTEKKLYELKQAGVDTTEIEAEIKKKRNGKDVPMSKAVEKSLNEYKRLRESRSIRPIGSETPVFISSSDALSKINVDYDPKKETKQAYFQRLGDEVCAATKNVDLSTDELVAIHTANVAKLLGENLKSKIKYGQFKLIDGKEDVSAVNTVDADGFRQTLETDCIRYIGAVLYAAGLTDKGSFANLNTDVYLTPEEIERMSAEFKAGNIHKNGVEYFRQAGGFSTLVSERLTTEKDLIAHKGKGEIPELKVGMIGITRKMESVDGVEKKTMKSDHIYIVIGKKFNPELGVNEYLISESAGGTGIQNRWIRSETNDGIIKNLTQKYIEQKMSQKEIDLKISKLKIPNIYSDYLLRSEYYELKSQSNIGNDEV, encoded by the coding sequence ATGGTAAATTTTCCCACTTGGTTAAGAGCCATTTTTATTTTTAAAGTTTTGATTCTTTGCCTATTTTCTAAAGCACTATCTTCACAGTCGATCCTTGATACTTGGGTAATTCCGGAATACCAAACTTCTGATTATGCGGAAATGTATGGAAATGTATATTTTTCTCATTCCTTATCAGAATGGGATTACCGAGTGGAAGATGTATTATCAAATTCGATAGTTGCTTGGCAGGAGGAAGCTAATCGTAGAATCGAAGAAATCTTGATACAAGAACAGGGGGAAGATTTTTTTATTTCCAACGATGGTTATCTTGATGAAAGAAGAAGATCTTTGTTTTCTGAAGTTACAGTTTTTTATACTGAATGGGAAAGAGATCTGTTAGATGATTATTTTGTCAATCGCGCTTCTTTTTTGGAAAAATTGGAATCTGGAAAAATTGATATTCTTTACTTCGAGAGATTAGGGAAAGAGTCAATTTATGAATCGTATACCAAGGAAGAGATTAGTCTGCATGAAAATAGGGAAAAAATTTTAAGAGATGCGGAAGAATGGCAATACAATTGGGATAAATCCAGACAAGAAGGCCTCGACTCCTTTGCTAATTCTTTGGAACGTTTGGAGCAAGATTATTTACTTTATTTGAATTCTCTTCAAGAAACTGAAAACCAATTTTTTATAAATTTACAGGCAATTAACGATTATAAAGATACAGTTCATTTTGCACTTTCTAATATGATCGATCAGATGAAAACAGGTTTGGATACTTCCTGTGAAGTGATGAGTGGTTGCCAATACAGAAATCATGACGGTAATTTAAACGAAGCTGGGAAAATATTTTCAAAATTAATTCATGATATCTCTGAGGAACTTGTTTCTAGCAAAGATAATCCAGATTTGATGTTAACTCAAATTGCATTCAAAATAAATGATTTTTTAAAACAAGAGTCAAACAAAGCCTTTTCGGAATATAATTATTATCATGACAGAATTTTAACTTACCAAACCGGATTTGATTTAAATTTAAACAATACGAAATCAAATTTTAATTTAGCCGCAGCGGATTGGTTACTCAGAAATCAAAATTACCATCAATTATCATCTAGTGTCAAATTTGAAAATTGGGGCTATAATCCAGGTGAAGTGGGAAGTTTTTCTGGTATATCAGATCCTGAACTCCAATCCATATTCCACTCGATCCACCATTCCAATTATAGTCGTTTGACTGATCTCCTAAATGCCAAACTAGGTGAGAATCGAAGGGTAGAATCGATTCTCGGTGCCAACTTATATACAGATGCTTATCATTTTATCAATAATTTAAGTATCGCAGGTTTGTATGTTCCTTTTGATAGGGCCCATCATGTCCAAGGCAATTTATTGTTAGATGGTTTGCAACAGTATGGATATTGGAAAGCAGAAGTGAATTTGTCGATTTTTACTCCAGGAACCTATTCTTATCAGATGGGTGCGATCGGGTATTCTGTATTGTATGAATTGTATGATGAAACATCCAACCAATCTTCTTTATATTGGAATTCAAATTTCTCTCAATTAAATAATCAAAACCAATATTTCGAAACAAAGATGTTACCTGCGATTAGTATTTGGGAAAATAAAGTAAAGGAATATGCTGATTCATTTCGCAGTTGGTCGAATTCTAAAGAAGATTTAATTGAACAAGCTAAATTGGATTTTCAAACCAATCGAATCAATTTAGAAAGATCGAAAGAAAATTGGATACAGAAACTTGAAGAAGAAAATATAAATGGATGGAAATCATGGAGTGAATTGTATCAAACAGGCGATCTTACTCATCCAAAACCTAATCCAACACAGTTCAAATTTGTATCCAATTTGACCTCAATTGGAGATCATTCGCAACGAGACAGATTTCAAAATCTTTCAAACTTAGAGGAAAATATGTTTGATATCAAAGTTGGGGATTCCTCTTTGATTGATAACTTGCAACGAACAATCTTAGGTGTAAATCAATATGCTTCTGTGATACAAATCAATCATGAACTTGAAGATTTTCAAAAATTAGAGCAAAAAAAACTCATCAATCAATATTCCTATGGATTAAATACAGAGTTTATTGGAGAAAGAAAACTTTCAAAAGAAGAATCGATTCTCATTGGTGCGATTGAGCATTCAAACCTAACAAGCGAAGAACAGAAAAATTTTGGCAAATGTTATGAAAATCCCAATTCTGAGAAATGTAAAGGTTTGTTGAAAAAGGAATATGAGATTACGAGTCAAAATACGAACGGTACAATCACCATCAGCAAAGATATCTATAATGGGATGTTAGGTGCAAAAGATACTTCGGGTGAGTATAGTGCATCAAAATCAACGATCAGCAAACAAGTAATTTTAAGTACAATAGGAAAACTACAAAGTGGTGATCACAAGGATTTTTTTACGGAATGGTCAGCAGATGATTGGGATACTTTGCAAAACCGAAAAAATCAAATTGCTAATGATTTTGTTATTAATTCCATGAAATCCGATCAAAAACAATTGGCTTCTACTTTGAATGGGATTGAAACTTTAAATCAAAAAAATTATCAAAACTTTTTAGCAAAAAAAGAAACCCAAGACAATGTAGATTCTTTTGTGCAAGAGATGGTTATTGCTTATTTGACAGGTGGATTGAGTGGTGTGAAAGCATCGTTATCAGCAAAAGCAGAATCTGCAATCAACAACGAGATTGCTAAAACTTGGATTAGGGCAACTGGCGGAAACGAACAGGACGTACAAACGTTTTCAATGGCTGTTGAATTTATGAGAGGTCGTCTCACAGCAAATAAGATCAAATCAAGAGATAAGTTTGTCTCAATCAAAAATCCAATCCAAACTCTAGAAACTATGGTTGGCAAATCATTGTCGTATACAATGCAAACGATAGACCAAGTAACTGATGGTTTAGCAAGTGTTCCCGTTAATTTGGCCTTATCAGGTGTTATGGCTGTCACCAAAGAGTTAGTTGGAGATAAGCGATTCAATTTAATTAATCAACAAATATCAGGTGCAAATCATCGTTTGCTTGAAATAAAGAATCATGAGGAACAATTGATTCAGAATGGTATATCGCAGTCAATAGCCTTAGGGACAGGTCTTCCGATGGAAATGGTATCTCAGTTAGTTGGAGATACCGTTGGACAAAGGAATGCAAAAAAAGCAGATCAATCCATGTCTAAAAATTTGGTATCTGATTTAGGATCACAAATTACTGGTGCCATTGGTGGAATAGTGAAAACAGCGGTGATAGCATTAGGTATCCCCGAAGATCAAATTTATGAAACAATGACAAACGCACATTCGCTGGTAAATGCAAGGAATTCAAATCATAACTCGGATGCAAAAGCAAACTTTGGTTATACCTTACAAACTATGGGATTACAGGCCAATTGGACCAAACATCAAAGTTCATTTTTGGATTTGAAAGACCAAAAATCTGTCGTTAAGGAAATAGGAAAATCTCTCCTTTCAAAGGAAATTGCAAAAACTTCTGGATTGGATGAATCTTTCATAAAACAATCATTAGATGGAGTTTATAACCAATACCAAAAAAGAAAGTCCGATAAAAAAGCCCAAAATACTGCAATTAGGCAAACCGCCGTGAATGCTGGTTCAATCGCAATTACATTGGGTGCAAGTGGTGTTTGGAGTGGGGCAAGTTCTGCACTTTCTAAAGTTGGTAAAGTGACAAACGTACTCACTCGGGGTATGATCCCTGCGACAGCGAAAGTGGGACAAGTTGTCGCGTCTAGTTTTTTACAAACAGTTGCTGGAAGTCATGAAGGTCCAAAGGGTGCCGCTGCAGGTTTTGTCAATGGTTCTCTGGTTGGGCTAACTGAAAAGATTGGAAAAATTCAATCAGGTATGCTCGAAGGGATGAAACCAGGGATTGGTGTAAGTTACACGGAACAGAATGGATTGGGTGGTTCTTTTGGTATTGGAAATTCTATTAATAATGTAAGTCTTTCGTTTTCAAAAAAAGGGAATACCTCATTACAATTTTCACAAGCAATTGCGAAGGGGATACAATTTGCGACTGAGTTGACAACCAACGATTCTTGGAAAGTAGGTTTCAATTATAATCCAACAGGTGAAGGTCCAAGAAATGATTGGAATTTTTCCATGATGTATGATTTGAAAGGTTCAGGTCTGAGTGGTAGCATTGGTTATACGGAACCAAAAACCAAACTTGGACTGACCAATCATATTGACAGTAATGGTATTTCTACATCATCAGAATTACATGGAGTGAGCTTAGGAACAAATTCAAAAGAAGGATTCCAAATAGATGAATTCAATTTTGTCAATCAAAACATAAATTTAGCTCAAGATGGAAGTGATTTAGAAGATCAAAATGGAGTTACAATCGAAAACGAAGGCGAGAGTCCACTTTCTGATTTAATTGGACAATTAGGTATGGTCGGAGGTGTTTTGTTAGGTGGATTTGGAATGATGAATTTGGTAAGGAGTCGTATGACTGGTGGTAATAGTAGTTTCCGAGGTGTGGGAACTGTACTGAATCCATTTTCATTTCAATCCTCTTCAGATAAGTCATTGTTACTTCGTTTTACAGACTCAATTAAAAATCGATTGTTTCATTTTGGCGAAACAGCGAGACGATTTGCAGATACAATTTTACCAAATAAAAAATCAAAGAACAACGAAACTACTCAAGAAAAACCTTCGAAAGAAACAGATCGAATCACAAAATTAAAAACTAATATTCTTGAAGAATATAAAAAAGATTCAAGGCTTGATACAGAAAAAAAACTTTATGAATTAAAACAAGCAGGTGTGGATACTACGGAAATCGAAGCAGAAATTAAAAAGAAAAGGAATGGAAAAGATGTACCCATGTCGAAGGCAGTAGAGAAATCCTTAAATGAATATAAACGCCTGAGGGAATCTCGATCTATTCGACCAATCGGATCGGAAACCCCTGTATTCATATCTTCCAGTGATGCTCTTTCAAAAATAAACGTCGACTATGATCCCAAAAAAGAAACAAAACAAGCCTACTTTCAAAGATTAGGTGATGAAGTATGTGCTGCAACCAAAAATGTTGATCTTTCTACAGATGAACTAGTCGCCATACATACCGCTAACGTGGCAAAACTATTAGGCGAAAACCTAAAAAGCAAAATAAAATATGGGCAATTTAAATTAATTGATGGCAAAGAAGATGTTTCTGCTGTAAATACGGTAGATGCTGATGGATTTAGGCAGACGTTAGAGACAGATTGTATCCGTTACATTGGAGCAGTTTTGTATGCCGCAGGCCTTACCGATAAGGGAAGTTTTGCCAACCTTAACACAGATGTTTATTTAACACCTGAAGAAATTGAGAGGATGAGTGCAGAATTCAAGGCAGGGAATATTCATAAAAACGGTGTCGAATACTTCCGGCAAGCAGGTGGATTTTCGACATTGGTATCAGAAAGGCTAACAACGGAAAAGGATTTGATAGCACATAAAGGGAAAGGAGAGATTCCCGAACTAAAAGTCGGTATGATTGGGATCACAAGAAAAATGGAATCTGTGGATGGAGTAGAAAAGAAAACAATGAAATCCGATCACATTTATATCGTGATTGGTAAAAAATTCAATCCAGAATTAGGTGTAAATGAATATCTGATTTCGGAATCAGCTGGTGGAACAGGGATACAAAATCGATGGATTAGATCTGAAACAAATGATGGTATTATCAAGAATTTAACTCAAAAATACATAGAACAAAAAATGTCACAGAAAGAAATTGATTTAAAAATATCAAAATTAAAAATTCCTAATATTTACTCAGATTATTTACTTCGCTCTGAATATTATGAATTAAAGTCTCAAAGTAACATAGGAAATGATGAAGTTTAA